The DNA region AATTGATATCAAATTATTCTCCTTATCTCGTGGATATATAgttatgacaagtaaaatgagttgaacaaaaatatttaattcacgTGGCCCCGAAAACAATTTTAAAGCAAAACTTGATTTCaatgtaaaataataatttgaattagaattatccaaatcaaaatgtATTAATTAAATATGGATTACTTTGATATGCATAACTTGATTCCTTTTTGTGCACGTTGATGTTTACACATAATTATTTAAGGGtaaaaaaatgatgatagtttgTCACACTAATACAAGAATGTCGTTATCAAGGATACGTTCCTTTTATGttaagaaattttgaaaagagccacctttatttgtttattttatctCAATAACAATATCTTAAAATTGTTTATGAATGACATTAACCTTCTCGTAGCAAACAGATTAATAAAGTTTTTCAAAGGTCATTTttgttatctatatatatatatatattaagtctATGACCACCAAAATATAATATTTCATAGGCTTGGGCTTGTAATTATTATAAAGATatgtgagaaaaaaaattcGATATTATATGTATGCATCGATTTGCTACTAAAGTAGCAATATTTTAAAGAGGTTCCAACTTATCACAATTTGATGTGATTACGACACATTCAGATGATTATGTTTCATTCTTGAAGAATGAGAGCTTTTGATAAATGCTATAAATACAgatccattccctgaagtgaatgcaACGATATTTACTTATTTAGTAAAGATTATAAATACAAACGTGTTCTTGGTTGTGAAAAAACACGCCTCACCTCCtgaagaggtagaataattgagaagaaatattctAAATGCTCTGCTCCCGAAGTAGCAAATTTTGAACTCTACTATtgtttatctcatgaaaccagCAGTATTTaactaaaatttcttttatgataccaACAGTATTTAAGCAATAATTGGTAGTACAAAATTAATCAAGGCTCCAGAAGAGCTAACTATATTTAGAATCTCATGACACCAATAGTGTCCAAACAATATTTATGGACAGTAAATTAAAGGCTTCTGAAGAGCTTATATACTATCATGTTATTCGTTCGAGATTGTATCATATGAAGTTGTtatgattgaaatacaagttgtagtaaacccgaagtttactaaagtaaataACTATCATATTATAGATATAAATGATAGGATGATCAAATATTTTCGAAATCATGGTGGGTAAGAAATATCTATGTGAAAGCTACACGCCTTATTCTCTAAATTGTACTACAATATATGcatgatgaaatcacatgtcACGGTAACCAGAAGTTTATCGATGCGAAAAAGAATTCGAGTCATGATAAatcagaagtttactaaaacaaatagcacgtggcatggtaaacttgaagttaactagtataaataattttattagtcgGCATGAGCGGTTTGGTCATTCCGATTCAAATATGATCTGTAGATtgagtatttgacatatattgaagaactagaagattcttcaagaatttatttgtgttgcttgttttcatgataagttgattatactagctaatgttgggattgaatttcttaaattctgaaaatatataaaaggtgaatatggccCCGTTCACCTGTTATCTGAcatcttaaatagatgcatcgaaAAGATGGTCACATGTGCGTTTATTGTCAACCCGCAGTTTGACATATGCAAAgttacttgctcaaaataattgagttgagagcacaatttttagattatgtaatcaagataattcatcttgttAATGCTGGTTTATATCCAAGCTGGTTTGGCATTGAATGCCTCCGAtaaatagctaaaccattgtttatgagaacaaagcttcatgtgttggtctgaaatatgatatattgcatacaatAACACTTGTATGGttcagaccaataaattatgataaattctcacCTCACAATTGGTTCCGGGTCAGGAACCAGATATTTTCATCTAACAATTTTTATgtgtggtatatgattaattaatctactaTGATGCACAAAGATGGATTCCTCCAAGAAAGAtggatatatgttagtttttctaacacaAGGCGGAGGAAtaagaagttatgaaatatgttataaattatGATACGTACGATCCTCATTCaaagataattcaagtcaaatgctagaagcatttgctgacccaaaattaatttctaatttcagctgcaaaatgctcctattaaattAATGTCCACAAGGACAgagtctacaacatgcatgaagcATATTAGATCAATCGGTTTCAAATGAAATAATCGTTGAAAAGagagaggagcaaatgatcaaaatgatcATTATAAGAAGGTAGCGTGCTCTTGAAGAGCTTACTACATAACACTTTatgaaacctcatgagaggtttaggtacctaaaaataatCGAAGTGATGAgctctcaataagttatgtcacattgcgaaccgatacaaatgatatattgTCGATGATATCTTTGAtacaatatagcgcaatattgtaaaaaattgtgaggatctaaattctacgtctattaaagcatgctaatgtagaaattattatcaatTGAAATGACGCATCTTGGTAAGCGTAAAGCTTATTGGACCTACTGTCCAGACTCCAGAAGATGTCAcgtcatttaaatagaaatagatgttgtcaCAGCCTATATGATTTACTTGACAAAATTCGTGAAGAATTTTACATGCCTGAAGCTTatacaagctatagaaatttgacataattattatatgaattaagttaagcaaggtgaacgcgattttatcaccttaatgaatatttactgactaagggcataaatgactctatttatccttacgtctttgtggaaatcaaaatctgtcatattgttggtgcaagttgatgacttgaatatcattgaaactcttgaagagttctCAAAAGCAGTATATTATCTGTTGAAAGAAGgtgaaatgagaaacttgtaGAATTCTTTGGTCCTGAAGCGCCATATCTTTACGCAgttgatgcatttatatattttgttatgACTCCGAGAGATTACAGTCATACGATGTTGTTCTACATGACAGTCAAATGATAAGATAATATctgtttataaagcaagtcaaGAACACACTTGGAGTGattcaacaatattatatgctGATGCAACTCTAACCAAAGACTGAAGATGTAGTAGTATACACATGCCAATTAAAGAGAGGATTCATAAAAGGACAAGGCATAATTCACCAAAGTTATTCTTCACACACGATCTccaaaagaatggtgatatcaacgtgcGGCAGATTGGTTCAAGTGCTAATATGGCTGATTTGTTCACCAAGTCTCTACCAATTGCAACTTTCGAGAAAAATGGTGCACAAGATTGGAatgtgaagattcaagttttggatTGATGTTTTCATTAGGGGGAGTTAATATGCGttgtacttttttttccttagccaaggttttgtcccaatTGGGCTTTCCTGgtaagatttttaatgaggcagctaaaatgcgtattattagaaatgtgtactctttttccttcactagaatttttcccactgggtttttTCTAGTAAAGTTTTAATGAGACACATTATCtatcaaatagacatccaaggAGGAGTATTATAAACATTATTTGTCATTGTGGATGTCATCTTAGGAGAAAAATTAGGATTAGTGACTTTGGGACCAAGTCagtttttccctataaatatagaggcTCTCGTTATTGTAAAAACATGAGGTTCTCCTTATTGTCAAAACATCCCTCAAGAGAAATAGAGaactctcctctcttctctctttctctgcAATATTATCcttcttgctttattattttataataagtttgacaaaaatgttgattttctcctttaattttaaaaaaattatgcttAACATCTACAATGGTTCCATAAACGTGTTGACAAGGGGCCTTAACGTATTAAATAATCACTCCCCAAGTATAGCTAATTCCTTGTGTCATTTGCCAAGATGGGGTAGTTTGGAAGGAACTCCCTACTAGGATTTTAAATATTATCGGGAATGGATAAAGGGAGGAGAATGATTATTGTTCAAAGTTAAGGggagagtttgatttttaaagcaaagttggggggtgaaaatcattttcaccctaCTAGGATTATAAATATTACCGGGAATGGATAATGTATGAAATTATTCGGTGAATATACTTTGTTGATAGATAttcttttattaaattaaaaatgtgatAGATATAAGACACGTGTTTGGTGTAAACTAGATAAACTTAGTTAATTGTTTTTTCCAATTTAAAATGTAGGCCTTCTTAAAAGACTTAAGAGTTTTTTGGAAGGACAATTATGCTATTGTTGTTTTATCTCGAGATTAGTAATAGTTATTTCAAGTAAAGTGTTGTATAAAAATAATACCATAATTATGATACATAAACAATTCAGAAATTGCTTATGTCGaataaaaaattcaatcaaGCACGGGctaaaataatcatatcaagCACGGGCTAAAATAATCATACGTTATAATTGGTAGGCATTTGAACGTGTGATATCAAATCATGattcatatcataattttaAATAAGCATTTGTTTATGCAATTTGTACAAAATTCTaacttcaacttcatatcatgatttcaaatcccaaatcatccaaaaagacatgatttgggattccaaatcatgattttaatttttttttaatataaaacttgactcataagtttatattttctaaaaaaatatccATAAGTTGGGAGATATATTCACCAATCATGTTTACTAactatttatatcaaatattaaatgaTCTGCAAGTTGatagtatatttataacaaatttactcttaccaaTTAtgtgagaagattatattaaagagtagttacattacaacTCATGTtcagttttcctttttattgaactaaagtttgatcaattgatgttgtttatagaAAGACCATCTAGTATCGTATTAAATTTgctatgaactatgatttgcttatttgataagattgtataagaattgggaaagcCTAGATgattttcacaatttgtggggtttttatctctatgaaaaaaaatacaactaaagaaattcaaattacatgtccaaacaaaacttcaacttcaaatcattatgatttcatattaccatttcaaatcatgtccaaacggcttcTTGATTTCATCTGTTCCGTGTACTGTTTACATTTAAACTACTGCTTATATTAGTTACCCATGTACTTTAGCAAATTAAAACTTTCAATCCCCTGGTGATTTGACATGGCAAGGACCATAGCTACAACCTTTTTTAGACGAGTgagaatgaaaaatatatatgaaaaatcaactttcaggtgaatatttttcaatatttaCTTGCCACATGGTCATACTGAGTACTTCATATTTCTTCCTTAGATGAGATggaatttatttttcaattatgtATCTCTTCAGTCTTCACCGAGCCGAAATCAAACATCtggtttttgttttcttgtttatGCTGCTTTCTCTGCCTCAAGTGCACACACAGAAGCAAACATTCTAATATTTCTCACTGAACCTCAAAGTCATAGAAGTAAATGTCTATATACAAGTCTAGTTTTTAGACCTTTTACTAGTTTGGATATCCCAGCAGAGGAGGAGAGCTAGGATAACAAACATAAAACAAAAGCATTGGATTAACCATAGCCACCACCTGGTAGCAGGATCACAACCACACCAGTGTTTATAAACTCGTTTTCCGCAGTTGTAGCAGAAATTGGCACCACACCTACATCCACATGATAAGAGAATCAGATCAAAGTATAACACTTGAACCCTTTCTCCATTTCTTAAGGTTAATATCAGGAAAAATCACTTTTTTGAATTCCAAAATAATGCAACATCTTGACAGAGCAGAAGGGTGACAATATCAATCAAATTCACACAAAATATATCTTTCTCGAGGCCTGCATGCCTTTATAAGGCCTCAGAACTGAACAAAATCAGAAGAATGGAAGAACTGCATAGAAGAGGACATCATGATAAGATACACAAATCGCAGAATTATGAGAAGCACTGTCAGAAATTAGGATACCAGCAATTACACTTCAATATCTCAGGTATGCTGATAACTTGTGTCTTAAACCTggtttatttaaaaatatagatCTAATGAGCAACTTCTTTTCCTCCCAGATCATTTATTTGGCTTAATaggctcttttttcttttatatgttatttttactGGAAGATCAAATCTAAACTCGAATATACAGAGGCCAAGCTTGACTATCTGACATAAAATTCCCTATCTTCTCCCATGTTTCTTTCCTGAAGAGAAGTAATAGGATAATCATTTCAATTGGTGAGGAAAATAAGCATTCaattaaataattgaaaaacATGTGAAGAAAAGGTGGGAGAATAAGGACTGGACCATTAACTAGACTATGTTTGGCAGATCAACATAGTAGATACAAGATCTAATTTAGGGGAATCAAATGTTATATTGTCCTCATGTCTAGTTCGTCCTCTCTATAACGGTTGATATGATCAATGCCTATCAATGTCAACAGAGAAAACTATAGCAATTGAAATCTCAAATAAGTGGAAACTGAGAATGCTCGTCTCAATTAAGTGGCATTAGAGATATATTAGATAGTTTTTTGTACATATTAATTCCTTAGCATGTATAAGATAGTTCTTACGCTCATAGATGTACAAGTTCGCTCAGGAAACTGCAGAGCGCTTCCACAGAGGCACAGACAACTCCCTGTGCCCTTCATACCTGTAGCCTAACTTTGTGGAACATTGATAGGCCAAGTGTTCTATAGGCCTTATTTTGaagaaacataataacaattaaTCCCTGTTTGCGAAAGTACAGATATATGCAATTCCTGGTTCAGATAATCGATATTGCACCATTTTCAGATCCTATTAATCAGATACAGGAATGACACTGAGAATATATACAggctttaaatttttttacttgGTAGGTATACAGTGAAAGACAAGGTTATTAACTTTACCACTGATAGCTAAAGGAATCTGCTGCTAACAACAACTTTTTGATCCTTACTCCAGGGAGCCATGGATGCAGGGAAGGGATCAATATTACattctattttttgtttttgtttttgttttggttataaTAGCTAAAAGCAAGTCCGCCAAAACCTGCATTTTCTATCTGCGTTACTTCCCCTGTAGTTAAAATACTGTGAATCAATTACATATGATTCAATCCCAAACCTCCGCTCTATTCATACCAATTGCAGTTCAATACTAAATATTTGCATGATTGTCTTGTCAAGCATTAAGGAAGGCACGCttcaatttatttaattatgtcttcAACATTGATTCCTCATGTGCATTGTTTTTCAAGGGTCAATCTTGTAGAAATTCTTTTAGTAAAGGGCGGCGGTGAGACTAAAATCTAGCACCTCTACCTGCTCTAGTATCCTGTTGAAGTCTAACCATCACATCTAAAAGAGAGCATACTTATAAGTATGTTTTCAACATGTTCATCTGGATTTATTCTcagcaaaacaaaagaaaattattttaagcTAACCTCAAAACTACTACGcccttcgtcccaatttatgtgatatagtttgactaggcatgaagttttaaaaaagaaaggaagatttttgaaacttatggtctaaaacaaggcatagatatttgtgtggttgtaaattatttcattaagggtaaaaaggaaagttgTAAGTTAAATTATTCCTAAATCtagaaatgtatcattattTTTGCGATAGATTAAAAAGGTAAGTGTATCACATGAATTGACACATTGGGAGTACTACTATAGggtctggtttttttttttttgaaattaataccaaaaaaaaggagcaaaacTCCAGACTCCCATAAAAACCAAACCCCAGAAGTCGTAATCCATAAATATGAGTGTTCTTTTTGTTGCTTTTTCCAAGATTAGAATcttcatatatttgtattaacaTGTATAACCCTAAGCAAAGGATacagaaaatatattttaaaaaaggaagagaagacGAAAAAGCAAATTATAGTATTAACCTAACCTGCATTTAACAATTTTGCAACCTTCAATAAGCTGAACAATGTGGCGACACGTAGGACACCTCTTCCACTTATTAAGCTCAGCAAGCATACCAAAAGCGACGTCGTTTCCATCCCTCAATTCCCCACACTGAAATCCAGCATGCCATGGAAGCTTACActgaaagcaaaaaaaattcttgcaATTTGGGCACTGTGATCGCTTCGCATTCTCACCACACTCATCCAAAATCAAAGCCGAACAATTCGGATTCGGACAGTAACACTGCGCCAACGTTAAAACAGCGGACTCACATAACACGTCAGACCATTTAACAAACAGCTGAGGACCCACAAGATTCCGACAAGAGATAGGGTCCAAAAATTGGTTACAATTTAAAGACGGACACGGAATGTTGCCTACGTTGTCCTCAAGCTTGACGGTAATGTATTTTACAATACAGTCCATACAAAACGGATGAACACAGTGATTTTGATTCTTGAATTTCTTATTGGGTAACAACATAGGCTCGATACAAATTTCGCAGGTGAATGGTTGAGCTTGAGATTCATCTGGTAATTCTGTCACTTGCAATTCTTGTTCTTGGATATTTTCAGAATGATTTTGGCTTGGTTTTTGCAGTGTGTTTCCCATGATCAGTGTGAGTGAAGTGTTTGAATTTTTGTTTACACTTTGTGTGAGCAAAGGAAGGGGTCAACTAAAAACATTCCGGGTCTTCTTCTTAATATTTGTCCCAAAATTTCCCTCCACGTATGACTTTTGTTGTTACACCCCTCTTTTCCTAATTAGCGGAACTTTCGTGGAATCGAAATATCGAAACAGgtcaaaagaatttttcttttgaataagTTGCTCTTTTTCATGATTTAATACTTAGGCTAATTTAAATTTGTCATAGACAATAAACTTGTAGGAGAGTTTAAGTAGGAGTATTCACTAACCCTATTATGAATATtacacaaaaaaattgacacagTAATAAATAGTTAATTAATGTTTTCAATTTACACGAAAAAGttgatctttttcttttttttctttttgcttaaagagtaaaatataaatagagGTCAGTAAATAAAACCGTAAAGATCTCATTCCTCAAGTTAAGTACTCCCTCCGATTCAAAATAGGTGTCCAACTTTTgttttgattcaaaataagtgttcacttataatataaacgaaattaattattttcttataaatttactcaatttagataagtgaatttttatataatcaagaaactataagtaagtatttttttttttttttaagagctACTAgtgtttttcttaaaatgatgaagactGGACACTTAAATTACAGGGAAGGGTATAGGTAAATTCGGGAGCGACCTTTGCATTTTCCTGAGAAACTTCATTGAACTTTTTGCGTACTCATATGAGCAAAATTTCCTTAAAAAGATTTCGTAAGGTGCAAAATCTTTTTGGTTCATTCAATTACTGAGAATCATATAGAGTATAGGTTAATAAATGTAGGAAACTTCTGCGATCCTtcctcttttattcttttgctacctacacggcttcactcAAGTAAAGTGCAGGGCAATTATAGTGACTAAATAAGGAAGGTATGAAAGAGACATAAAACTTATTCACAGTTTCACACTTGACGTTcatatcaaattaaattaataaaaatacgAAACATATATTAATTTACCATAAACATTTAATGCGTTAAATGACTTGAAACTGCAATATGTTTCGGACTACTCTTAAATTACTAAATTTCCATAGTGCTGATTATAGTGATCCAAAGTAGCTCAGCGCGGATTTCGCTGCATTTAACTATCCCAAGATGCTTACCAATTAAAAGTCCATATTTCTTTAGGCTTAGTACGAGACAtttgtttatttaattatgaaaaaatataattatagtcattattttttcatttattgttTATTATAAAATCTACATGTGGTGgttgaccccccccccccccccccccacggaCGACCGTGCGGACCAATGGCTacaccggaccaacggccaccgACTTATAAGTAACATGAGTGTATTATATTCTTTGTTTATTATAAAATCTGTTAAACATGTATTATATTCTTTGTCTTGACTTAAACTCTAGGAGTAATATTCATGAAAGTTAAATTAGCCTAAGTAGTAACTTATTAAATTAAGTATAATATAACCTGTATGATGTTTAAACTCAGTCACACCAAGTGTTTATACGAGAGATTATAGATACATGATACACTATTATTACTTAACTAGTTAATTGACCAGCGCTTCGCGCGGTTAGATACGTTATTTtgtaaatttaattaataaaaaattaaactttaaCCTAAGacaaacacaaataaaataaaaaaaatcaaatgtttaaggaaaaaaatatatatatgaaaaaataaaatataaaaaaatcaaataaataaaatttcctATTGTGAAGGGAGCTTATTGCGTagaggaaaaaattatttattgcGTAGAGGAAAAAATTATGTAATGTAAAGTCTTCTCGCCCTTTATTCCTATTTAAATGTTGTTCAGAAATGTTAATAACAATCGTATAGTAATAAGATTATGCAAACAAAGCAGTAAAACTTTCTTTACTTAATATCTTTAGAAGATAATGATATTATTAATGCATGGACGGACAATTAGTAAAACTAACACACAATTTCTAAACACaagtttctattttatttcCACTTCGTAAAGGAAAAAAGCAGAAACCTAAGAGGtaaaacccaattttttttttatatcaccATGAAGTGTTCACCAGAATTAATCACATAGTAATTATTAACATATAGAATATCTCAGGAAGGCAACATAGCGCGCATTTTCTCAAGTGTCTACAAAAATAAAACTGTCCAGGGAAAAGTAACCTTTTAAAAAATCTTACAAAAGATGGCATGtaagatacaaaaaaaaaagtgttattTCCCTATTGAAACTATAATAGTTAATTgctttattaaaaagaaaaactacaAAAGGTTCTTCGCTGAAAATATCATCTTTGTCTATTAATTTTTACACAAGTGACGCTGGAACCAAGCACTATATTTGCAATTTCTACATCATTAATCCCTTACCTCAACTATTGTCCgagtaaaaagaaaattgttgttgttgtcaaaaATGCTTGTCATGTTACACAAGTTTTAATTGGAAAACAAAAAAGTATCAGAAATAACAACATAGTGATACCAATTTAAgaattttacaaatttaatttatgAAATGGTATTTTTCTAATACTCTAATCTTAAACTAaccataaaatatatttttgcaaaaaatagaatatctttttttttttttttttttttttcgacgaTGCACataaattcataacacaacaaATAAGTACTTTGAGAAACTTAGTTTTATAAATCAAAACATAACTTTAAGCGAAATAAAAAGGAGAGGTCACGATgacacaaccaaaaaaaaaaaaatgtccaatGCAGTTAATGTCTtttcggctcaaaatagtccaatTACAAACAAAATTAAGCAAAAGGTTGTTAAGATATATTTCTAAACACCAAAAcataagaaatcaagaaaaatgtaGAAATCTTCATACCTAAATCCATGAAGTAGTTTTGAGGAAGTTACTTGGCATTCTCGTAAAAAGCAGCAAGGCATAAACTTGAAGAGTATCAGTATCAATTGAATAATGTATGGGTGAATGTTAAAAAGTTCAACAATAACTGGACAAAAAGTTAGGCACAAACTACAACGCcgatgaaatatatatatatatatatatatatatataaattcaatACTGATTGGCAACCGTCGTAGATAAACTATAACACGGATGAGAACATCTTGCtccaaaatcaaaacaaatttcTGAAGAATTACTAACAAACAATCAAATCTCATAAAATATTTCTCCACAATAAAGTCACATTCCTAAAAATACGTTCAAACATCATAAATCAAAAATcttcaaaagaagaaaattaaagcagtcaaatgaaaaaatgaatagttgaaaaagtttttaaactttgaatttcctaaatttgtcttctttgtttttgtaaTCTGagtaattattatattaatttggcATAAGAGATGGTATTGTGGACTGAGATGGGAAACAAAGAGTGATATAGAAAGATGAGAGGAcagggaaaaagaaagatgtGTTGGGCAGTGAATAATTTTGTAactaatatatattatgtaagAATGTtatagaaaatgagaaattaagtgTGGAATTGTAACTAAAaagtttaaattattaaatcaACTGTAACCATACGTTTCATTTGTTCAAGGGATGCAATGTTTAGTTTTTCATTTGTTCAAGGGATGCAATGTTTAGTTTTTGTTGGGAATAATTGCAACGGCTTGTTTGCATTGAATggaagaatatttttttaatagaaaatttgaaaggaaaagataaaaaaatgacaaaaaagataaataacattTGAGGCCAAAGAGGCATGCCACATAGCGAGTCTAGTGCCCTgctttatataaatatatatatagattataatTAACTAATACATACTTTTACCGTGTTAAAGTATAGTAAATTGAATTGATTTGATGTAAAACATCCGATATGAATAAATATTTACGATAACTTATAATATTCCAAGAAGGTCCCGCTCGTCTGGAAAAGAGGGTGTTACTGCAAAGGTGttggaaaaaataattcaaatttgtAGGAAATGAAAATTGATtagtatttaatattttaattcatgtctaattAGGATTCATAGTCCAATTCATatagaaaataagtttttttattttgagttaTAATAGGTTTTTCTACTATTAACAGGTTTTTctactattataaataggggtgtttgaaaaaaaaaaaattaagggaaCGAATATTAAGAAGAAGACCCTAAACGTTTGAAATTTGACCCCTTTCCTATGCTCGCACAGTGTAACAAAAACCAAACACTACTGATCATGGGAAACACACCGCAAAAACTAGGTCAAAACCATTCagaaaatattcaagaacacgAATTGCCAGTGACAAATTTACCAGATGACTCTCAACCATCCACCTGCGAAATTTGTGTCGAGCCTATGTTGTTACCCAATAAGAAATTCAAGAATCAAAATCGCTGTGTTCATCCGTTTTGTATGGACTGTATTGTAAAATACATTACCGTCAAGCTTGAGGACAACGTAGGCAACATTCCGTGTCCGTCTTTAAATTGTAACCAATTTTTGGACCCAATCTCTTGTCGGAATCTTGTGGGTCCCCAACTGTTTGTTAAATGGTCAGACGTGTTATGTGAGTCCGCTATTTTAACGGTGGCGCAGTGTTACTGTCCGAATCCGAATTGTTCTGCTTTGATTCACCTGCGAAGTTTGTGTCGAGCCTATAAATCAAACCAAGATAAACAAATTAAGCGGaggaagtattttttttaacctaGTACGAGCTAagaaattttccttttctaatCTGTAAGTTTTTACCAAAAAGATTTGAGAGTTGCTGATAGAACGATCCTAATCGTATAAGCATAACGCATGTGAAGATTTGGATTTGGGAGAATCATAGATAAACGCatgtggaaaatgaaaattgTGCACTGATTTGAAACGCCCAACTCATGGCAAATGCCAATC from Lycium ferocissimum isolate CSIRO_LF1 chromosome 2, AGI_CSIRO_Lferr_CH_V1, whole genome shotgun sequence includes:
- the LOC132046884 gene encoding E3 ubiquitin-protein ligase RSL1-like isoform X2, yielding MGNTLQKPSQNHSENIQEQELQVTELPDESQAQPFTCEICIEPMLLPNKKFKNQNHCVHPFCMDCIVKYITVKLEDNVGNIPCPSLNCNQFLDPISCRNLVGPQLFVKWSDVLCESAVLTLAQCYCPNPNCSALILDECGENAKRSQCPNCKNFFCFQCKLPWHAGFQCGELRDGNDVAFGMLAELNKWKRCPTCRHIVQLIEGCKIVKCRKETWEKIGNFMSDSQAWPLYIRV
- the LOC132046884 gene encoding E3 ubiquitin-protein ligase RSL1-like isoform X3; this translates as MGNTLQKPSQNHSENIQEQELQVTELPDESQAQPFTCEICIEPMLLPNKKFKNQNHCVHPFCMDCIVKYITVKLEDNVGNIPCPSLNCNQFLDPISCRNLVGPQLFVKWSDVLCESAVLTLAQCYCPNPNCSALILDECGENAKRSQCPNCKNFFCFQCKLPWHAGFQCGELRDGNDVAFGMLAELNKWKRCPTCRHIVQLIEGVVPISATTAENEFINTGVVVILLPGGGYG
- the LOC132046884 gene encoding E3 ubiquitin-protein ligase RSL1-like isoform X1; this translates as MGNTLQKPSQNHSENIQEQELQVTELPDESQAQPFTCEICIEPMLLPNKKFKNQNHCVHPFCMDCIVKYITVKLEDNVGNIPCPSLNCNQFLDPISCRNLVGPQLFVKWSDVLCESAVLTLAQCYCPNPNCSALILDECGENAKRSQCPNCKNFFCFQCKLPWHAGFQCGELRDGNDVAFGMLAELNKWKRCPTCRHIVQLIEGCKIVKCRCGANFCYNCGKRVYKHWCGCDPATRWWLWLIQCFCFMFVILALLLCWDIQTSKRSKN